ATCATCCAGCTCTCGGACGTGATCGACCAATCCCCCCATAAACTGAAGTCGTGGTGCATTGACAGGAGTCTCATTACCTACTGACCAGATCATCACAGCTGCTCGATTGATATCGCGCTCGACCAAATCCGTCAACTGCTTTTTGGCATTGGCAAAAGTCTCCTCGTTTCCCCAAGAGATCGTCCAGTATACCGGCACCTCGGCCCATACCATGAGCCCCATTTGCTCTGCCATCCTCACCATTTTTTCGTTGTGCGGGTAGTGTGCCAGTCGGACAAAATTGCATCCCAGTTCCTTTGCCCACTGGAGCATCATACGGATATCCCCCTCGGACCTCAACCTCCCCTCTATTAACGGGTTTTCATCATGCATAGAAATCCCTTTGAGAAATATTGGTTTGCCGTTGAGCAAGATATCCTTACCCTCTGTCGCTATGCTACGGAAACCGATCTGATCCTTGACCACATCCTCTCCATAGGACACTTGCACATCATACAGTTTTGGACTCTCTGGACTCCACAACTTTAGCTTTTTAGCCACTATTGTATAGCTTGCTTTCCCGTCCTTGTCTAGCGTCACCTCCTTGTTGATTCGGAGTTCTGGAATAGCTACTTGTGCTTTGTCTCCGGCCTTTCCCCCAGCCACTGTTACAGCGCCTTTGATCTCGCGGTTACTTTGAGGCTTGAGTTGTAGGGCATAGTCTGCTACGTGTTGTTTTGGGAGATCCAAAAGCAATACATCGCGGGTGATTCCACCATAATTCCACCAATCTGTATTGACCGTAGGTACTTCGTCCTGATGACGAGTGTTGTCTACTTTGAGCACCACGAAATTATCCCCATCCACCAACAGATCCGTAACATCAAACTCAAAAGGAGTGAACCCGCCTTTGTGCATGCCTACTTTCTTGCCGTTGCAATAGACATGTGCTTCGTAGTTGACCGCACCAAAATAGAGTTTGTATACTTTGTCCGCCTGAGGGCTTGCTTCGAAGGATTTCAAAAGCCATACGCTACCCTCATAAAATTTCAACTCTGGCACTTGTGAATTCCAGTCCCCAGGGACATCCATCACTGCTGCATGTTCGAAATCATACTCTATCAGTTCATTGGGATGTGCAGGCGCCTTGTTGTCATAGTACCCCCCAGCACCCGACTCACTTTGATCAAAAGCCTGCCTTCTATAGTTGTAAAATCCGTTTTCGTAGGGGTCGATGATGTAGCTCCATTGGCCATTGAGGCTGATGTGCTCACGTGCATACGGATTGAGGGTCGCTGCGCTCAGCTCACCTACGAGCATCAGCATGAAAAACATCGAGGTGATCGTTTTCAAATTCATAGTTTTTAGTCTTAGTTTTTATTAAATAAAACCAACTGACAAGGGTCATGCTGTACCTCCCCAACTGGAACCGTAAAGATAATGGTCTACTTCAAACCCACAACTTTCGCTCACCAAAAGCCCTCACAAGAAGAGGACCATAGACGACAATTTCAAAGCCCTTTCGTACCGCATAGCCAATCAATCATTGAAGTAATCCTCATCGGACTCCTCTATCACCCCCTCCTCAGAGGTGGACGAAAGAGTCGCCAAAAACTCGACCATATTGATCTCTTTGCCCAAACTGAGTCGCTTTCTCAACCGATAGCGAGCTGTCTCTACTCCCCGTACCGAAATGTTGAGGATCGCGGCGATTTCTTTGTTGGTCAGGTTCATATTGACAAACCCACACAAGCGCAGCTCCTTTTGAGTGAGGTCTGGAAAATTGACCTTAAGCTCATTGAAGAACTCTTGATGCACACGCTCAAAATTGGCATCAAACACGTTCAAATGCTCTTCATCTTGCAAATTGAGGTTGATCCGTCGTGTCATCGACCGTACAATCTCACGGTTGCTCGCATTTTTGATCTTTGACCGCAATTCTTTGAGCTCTGCAGCCATAGCTGCAAGAAGTTCTCTTTTTTTGAGCAACAGAATGGTATAGTTCGCCAACTCCTTACTTTTTTGCACCACATCCTCTTCCAGACGCTTTTTCTCGAGTTCGATATTTTCATTTTCGCGCTCCAGCGTCATGTTCTTGATTTCCAATTCCAAACTCGTTTTGACACGATGAGCTTCTTCTTTTGTCCTTTTGATCTTCTGTCTGACAAGTGTTCTGGCCAATACCAGCCCGATCACCGCCAAAACCGCCAAAACAGTCAATGCGCCTTTCGTTTGGTACCAGACGGGTTCGATTTCAAACACATACGCCACCTCCTCCGAGCGGTCTCCAAATGTGGTCCTTGAGCGCACCTTTAGCGTATATTGGCCCGCTTTGAGGTAACTGTACTCCTTT
The DNA window shown above is from Reichenbachiella sp. 5M10 and carries:
- a CDS encoding glycoside hydrolase family 2 protein, whose amino-acid sequence is MNLKTITSMFFMLMLVGELSAATLNPYAREHISLNGQWSYIIDPYENGFYNYRRQAFDQSESGAGGYYDNKAPAHPNELIEYDFEHAAVMDVPGDWNSQVPELKFYEGSVWLLKSFEASPQADKVYKLYFGAVNYEAHVYCNGKKVGMHKGGFTPFEFDVTDLLVDGDNFVVLKVDNTRHQDEVPTVNTDWWNYGGITRDVLLLDLPKQHVADYALQLKPQSNREIKGAVTVAGGKAGDKAQVAIPELRINKEVTLDKDGKASYTIVAKKLKLWSPESPKLYDVQVSYGEDVVKDQIGFRSIATEGKDILLNGKPIFLKGISMHDENPLIEGRLRSEGDIRMMLQWAKELGCNFVRLAHYPHNEKMVRMAEQMGLMVWAEVPVYWTISWGNEETFANAKKQLTDLVERDINRAAVMIWSVGNETPVNAPRLQFMGGLVDHVRELDDTRLVAAALELETVDGVMSCHDPLAEKIDLISFNEYAGWYSSHELNKLEDIKFSFDQDKPVFISEFGAGAQPGYYSADRVRWSEEYQEDLYINQLKMLEQIDGLRGMTPWILVDFKSPRRPHPVFQDFWNRKGLISNTGKKKKAFFVLQNYYKNK